The proteins below come from a single Molothrus ater isolate BHLD 08-10-18 breed brown headed cowbird chromosome 3, BPBGC_Mater_1.1, whole genome shotgun sequence genomic window:
- the BROX gene encoding BRO1 domain-containing protein BROX isoform X1 — protein MTHWFHRNPLKATAPVSFNFYGVATTPAATKVCNDLRLSRTQLLELFTDSSCNPEMMKNAADFYFSLLQGFILSLDDSSQECKLRYIQNFKWTDTLQGQVPSAQQDAVFELVSMGFNVALWYTKYASRLAGKEDITEDEAKDVHRSLKIAAGIFKHLKESHIPKLITPVEKGRDLEARLTESYIIQCQAEAQEVTIARAIELKHNPGLIAALAYETANFYQKAVEYVPAAFGPHVMMQSMESGVSSLCTTFQMTKMISGLTEAYCYHGQTLLASDKCGEAIRSLQESEKFFTKAEALCKEYGETKGPGTTAKPSGHLFFRKLGSLIKSTLEKCQRENGFIYFQKVPAEAPQLELKANYGLVEPVPFEFPALNTHWTPETVAAFDLTKRPKEDIAKPKPDEEVKPLKEPNIKPQKDSGCQIS, from the exons atgacCCACTGGTTCCATCGCAACCCTCTGAAGGCTACAGCTCCcgtttcatttaatttttatgggGTAGCCACCACTCCAGCTGCAACAAAGGTTTGCAA TGACTTGCGGTTGTCTCGAACACAGCTATTGGAGCTGTTTACAGACTCAAGTTGTAATCCAGAAATGATGAAGAATGCAGCTGACTTCTACTTCTCACTCCTGCAAG GTTTTATCCTTTCATTGGATGACTCTTCCCAAGAGTGCAAGTTGAGATATATTCAGAATTTCAAGTGGACAGACACGTTACAAGGACAAGTCCCGAG tgcccagcaggatgcaGTGTTTGAACTGGTTTCCATGGGATTTAATGTAGCTCTATGGTACACAAAATATGCATCAAGACTTGCTGGAAAAGAAGA TATAACAGAGGATGAAGCAAAAGACGTTCACCGCAGCTTGAAGATAGCAGCTGGGATTTTTAAACACCTCAAG GAAAGTCACATTCCAAAATTGATTACACctgtggaaaagggaagagatttAGAAGCTCGACTTACAGAGTCCTACATCATACAGTGTCAAGCTGAAGCTCAAGAAG TGACAATTGCTCGGGCTATTGAGCTGAAACATAATCCAGGCCTAATAGCTGCTCTTGCTTATGAAACAGCCAACTTCTACCAAAAAGCTG TGGAGTATGTTCCAGCTGCCTTTGGGCCGCATGTCATGATGCAGAGCATGGAGAGTGGAGTGAGTTCATTATGTACCACCTTCCAGATGACTAAGATGATCTCTGGGCTTACTGAG GCATACTGTTACCATGGCCAGACTTTACTGGCGAGTGATAAATGTGGGGAAGCAATCAGATCTCTGCAGGAATCAGAAAAAT TTTTTACCAAGGCTGAAGCATTGTGCAAAGAATATGGAGAAACCAAAGGGCCTGGGACTACTGCCAAACCTTCTGGACatcttttctttaggaaatTAGGAAGTTTGATTAAGAGCACATTAGAAAAATGCCAGAGAGAGAATGGATTTAT CTATTTCCAGAAGGTGCCAGCAGAGGCTCCCCAGCTGGAATTGAAAGCAAACTATGGCTTAGTAGAGCCTGTTCCTTTTGAGTTTCCAGCTTTAAACACACACTGGACTCCTGAAACAGTTGCAGCATTTGATCTCACCAAGAGGCCAAAGGAGGACATT GCTAAACCAAAACCAGATGAAGAAGTAAAACCTCTGAAGGAACCAAATATAAAACCTCAAAAAGACAGTGGATGCCAGATTTCTTAA
- the BROX gene encoding BRO1 domain-containing protein BROX isoform X2, which translates to MTHWFHRNPLKATAPVSFNFYGVATTPAATKVCNDLRLSRTQLLELFTDSSCNPEMMKNAADFYFSLLQGFILSLDDSSQECKLRYIQNFKWTDTLQGQVPSAQQDAVFELVSMGFNVALWYTKYASRLAGKEDITEDEAKDVHRSLKIAAGIFKHLKESHIPKLITPVEKGRDLEARLTESYIIQCQAEAQEVTIARAIELKHNPGLIAALAYETANFYQKADQTLSSLDPTYAGKWRKYLNLKSCFYMAYAYCYHGQTLLASDKCGEAIRSLQESEKFFTKAEALCKEYGETKGPGTTAKPSGHLFFRKLGSLIKSTLEKCQRENGFIYFQKVPAEAPQLELKANYGLVEPVPFEFPALNTHWTPETVAAFDLTKRPKEDIAKPKPDEEVKPLKEPNIKPQKDSGCQIS; encoded by the exons atgacCCACTGGTTCCATCGCAACCCTCTGAAGGCTACAGCTCCcgtttcatttaatttttatgggGTAGCCACCACTCCAGCTGCAACAAAGGTTTGCAA TGACTTGCGGTTGTCTCGAACACAGCTATTGGAGCTGTTTACAGACTCAAGTTGTAATCCAGAAATGATGAAGAATGCAGCTGACTTCTACTTCTCACTCCTGCAAG GTTTTATCCTTTCATTGGATGACTCTTCCCAAGAGTGCAAGTTGAGATATATTCAGAATTTCAAGTGGACAGACACGTTACAAGGACAAGTCCCGAG tgcccagcaggatgcaGTGTTTGAACTGGTTTCCATGGGATTTAATGTAGCTCTATGGTACACAAAATATGCATCAAGACTTGCTGGAAAAGAAGA TATAACAGAGGATGAAGCAAAAGACGTTCACCGCAGCTTGAAGATAGCAGCTGGGATTTTTAAACACCTCAAG GAAAGTCACATTCCAAAATTGATTACACctgtggaaaagggaagagatttAGAAGCTCGACTTACAGAGTCCTACATCATACAGTGTCAAGCTGAAGCTCAAGAAG TGACAATTGCTCGGGCTATTGAGCTGAAACATAATCCAGGCCTAATAGCTGCTCTTGCTTATGAAACAGCCAACTTCTACCAAAAAGCTG ATCAAACATTATCTAGTTTAGATCCAACCTATGCAGGTAAATGGAGGAAGTACTTAAACTTGAAGAGCTGTTTCTATATGGCCTAC GCATACTGTTACCATGGCCAGACTTTACTGGCGAGTGATAAATGTGGGGAAGCAATCAGATCTCTGCAGGAATCAGAAAAAT TTTTTACCAAGGCTGAAGCATTGTGCAAAGAATATGGAGAAACCAAAGGGCCTGGGACTACTGCCAAACCTTCTGGACatcttttctttaggaaatTAGGAAGTTTGATTAAGAGCACATTAGAAAAATGCCAGAGAGAGAATGGATTTAT CTATTTCCAGAAGGTGCCAGCAGAGGCTCCCCAGCTGGAATTGAAAGCAAACTATGGCTTAGTAGAGCCTGTTCCTTTTGAGTTTCCAGCTTTAAACACACACTGGACTCCTGAAACAGTTGCAGCATTTGATCTCACCAAGAGGCCAAAGGAGGACATT GCTAAACCAAAACCAGATGAAGAAGTAAAACCTCTGAAGGAACCAAATATAAAACCTCAAAAAGACAGTGGATGCCAGATTTCTTAA